One region of Labrus bergylta chromosome 23, fLabBer1.1, whole genome shotgun sequence genomic DNA includes:
- the pmpcb gene encoding mitochondrial-processing peptidase subunit beta: MAASLQHLTSAGRFLLQRHLLKTNSLCRLAAGQHRLLSTQAAQQVVLNVPETKVTTLENGLRVASEDAGLTTCTVGLWIDAGSRYENERNNGTAHFLEHMAFKGTRKRSQLDLELEIENMGSHLNAYTSREQTVYYAKAFSKDLPRAVEILADIIQNSTLGEAEIERERGVILREMQEVETNLQEVVFDYLHATAYRSTALGRTILGPTENIKTINRGDLVEYITTHYKGPRIVLAAAGGVSHDELIDLAKYHFGKLPGRYKGEAPSLPACDFTGSEIRVRDDKMPLAHIAIAVEAVGWSHPDTIPLMVANTLIGNWDRSFGGGVNLSSKLAQMACQGNLCHSFQSFNTCYTDTGLWGLYMVCEPGTINDMMHFTQMEWMSLCTSVTDSEVARAKNLLKTNMLLHLDGSTPICEDIGRQMLCYSRRIPLHELEARIDAIDAKTIKDVCTKYIYNKAPAIAAVGPIEQLPDYNQIRSGMFWMRT, translated from the exons ATGGCGGCGTCCTTACAGCACCTCACGTCTGCGGggagatttctccttcaaagaCATTTATTAAAGACAAATTCTTTATGCAGG ctcGCAGCTGGACAGCACAGACTGTTGTCCACTCAGGCTGCTCAACAGGTGGTTCTCAATGTTCCTGAAACGAAGGTGACCACTCTGGAAAACGGACTCCGAGTGGCCTCTGAGGACGCGGGGCTCACCACCTGCACA GTGGGTCTGTGGATAGATGCCGGCAGTCGCTACGAGAACGAGAGAAATAATGGCACCGCACATTTCCTGGAACATATGGCTTTCAag GGCACCAGGAAGCGCTCTCAACTGGATCTGGAGTTGGAGATCGAGAACATGGGGTCTCACCTGAACGCCTACACCTCCAGAGAGCAAACTGTGTACTACGCCAAAGCTTTCTCTAAGGATCTTCCACGAG CTGTGGAGATCCTAGCGGACATCATCCAGAACAGCACTCTGGGCGAGGCCGAGATCGAGAGGGAGCGAGGGGTGATCCTCAGAGAAATGCAGGAAGTAGAGACCAACCTGCAGGAGGTGGTCTTTGACTACCTGCATGCTACCGCGTACAGATCCACCGCTCTGGGCAGGACCATCCTGGGCCCCACCGAGAACATCAA GACGATCAACAGAGGAGACCTTGTGGAGTACATCACCACTCACTACAAAGGTCCAAGAATAGTCCTGGCTGCTGCAGGAG gagtttcacACGACGAGCTCATTGACTTGGCGAAGTATCATTTTGGAAAACTTCCTGGCAGATATAAGGGTGAAGCCCCGTCACTTCCTGCATGTGACTTCACAGGAAGTGAG ATCCGCGTGCGTGATGACAAGATGCCTCTGGCTCACATCGCCATCGCTGTGGAGGCGGTCGGGTGGTCACACCCCGACACCATCCCCCTCATGGTGGCAAACACGCTGATTGGAAACTGGGACCGCTCGTTTGGTGGAGGAGTG AATCTGTCCAGTAAACTGGCTCAGATGGCCTGTCAGGGAAACCTGTGCCACAGCTTCCAGTCCTTCAACACCTGTTACACAGACACGGGCCTGTGGGGACTCTACATGGTGTGTGAACCAGGCACCATCAACGACATGATGCACTTCACTCAGATGGAATG GATGTCTCTCTGCACGAGTGTGACGGACAGCGAGGTGGCTCGAGCCAAAAACCTGCTCAAGACCAACATGCTCCTGCATCTGGATG GATCCACCCCCATCTGTGAGGACATCGGCAGACAGATGTTGTGCTACAGTCGAAGGATCCCTCTGCACGAGTTGGAGGCCAGAATTGAT GCCATCGATGCCAAGACCATTAAGGACGTGTGCACCAAATACATCTACAACAAAGCTCCCGCCATCGCAGCAGTTG gtCCGATTGAGCAGCTGCCTGACTACAACCAGATCCGCAGTGGGATGTTCTGGATGAGAACCTGA
- the phax gene encoding phosphorylated adapter RNA export protein encodes MADVGDLMGGDLEDGELSGSGSDTEMGTLVAQPRPQAPPAFSGQPFSSRAASQPPAAAYRSTAKAVESSGSDADSSDEEAAVWRRKRQKVSSAPQQPPAAGVNRMPDFGAQAGRKVNNIWGSVVQEQCQDAVAAELGIFGMEGEVSMSSRNVETYNFVLAKKIMEKEREMEKQSKDEGEVSMLDAQLEEYMKERNSDERAGGDAKRKRSAKERLGPRAEMDIKGRYEITEDDPDDKVAEEIAHRLQEPKTDLIERVVKVIGKKKAIELLGETATLEETGGVYTMDGSRRRTPGGVYLNLLKNTPSISKGQVRKIFLEEQQRDCKSKRAAQKRRRHVVAKKMKQAIGTLNLQEHDDGSRETFASDTNEALESLEDGADEEEEVQEEAAVGIEETAVVYNSVDLEVF; translated from the coding sequence ATGGCGGATGTCGGAGATCTGATGGGCGGCGATCTGGAGGATGGAGAGCTCTCCGGGTCCGGCTCGGATACTGAGATGGGGACACTAGTAGCACAGCCTCGACCCCAGGCTCCTCCAGCATTCAGCGGTCAACCCTTCTCCAGCAGAGCCGCCTCCCAGCCTCCTGCAGCCGCGTACCGCAGCACTGCAAAGGCGGTGGAGTCCAGCGGCAGCGACGCGGACTCTTCGGACGAGGAGGCGGCTGTGTGGCGCAGGAAACGCCAGAAAGTTTCCAGCGCTCCTCAGCAGCCACCAGCCGCCGGCGTCAACCGCATGCCCGACTTCGGAGCACAGGCAGGCCGAAAGGTGAACAACATCTGGGGCTCCGTGGTGCAGGAGCAGTGCCAGGATGCCGTGGCTGCAGAGCTGGGTATATTCGGCATGGAGGGCGAGGTTAGCATGTCCAGCAGGAACGTGGAGACGTATAACTTCGTCCTGGCTAAAAAGATaatggagaaggagagggagatggagaagCAGTCCAAGGACGAAGGAGAGGTGAGCATGCTGGACGCTCAGCTGGAGGAGTACATGAAGGAGAGGAACTCAGACGAGCGTGCAGGAGGTGACGCAAAGAGGAAGAGGTCGGCTAAAGAGAGGCTGGGCCCCAGAGCTGAGATGGACATTAAAGGCCGGTATGAGATCACAGAGGATGACCCTGATGATAAGGTGGCGGAGGAGATCGCACACAGGCTGCAGGAGCCTAAGACGGACCTGATAGAGCGCGTGGTCAAAGTCATCGGCAAGAAAAAAGCTATCGAACTGCTCGGAGAAACGGCGACGCTGGAGGAAACGGGAGGTGTGTACACGATGGATGGCAGCAGACGACGGACGCCAGGCGGGGTGTACCTCAACCTGCTGAAGAACACGCCCAGCATCAGCAAGGGCCAGGTGAGGAAGATCTTcctggaggagcagcagagagattGTAAGAGCAAGAGGGCCGCCCAGAAGAGGAGGCGGCATGTGGTGGCCAAGAAGATGAAGCAGGCCATCGGCACGCTGAACCTGCAGGAGCACGACGACGGCTCCAGGGAGACTTTTGCCAGCGATACCAACGAGGCCTTGGAGTCGTTGGAGGACGGCgcggacgaggaagaggaggtgcaGGAGGAAGCTGCTGTGGGGATTGAGGAGACGGCGGTGGTCTACAACTCCGTCGACCTGGAGGTTTTCTGA
- the psmc2 gene encoding 26S proteasome regulatory subunit 7, which produces MPDYLGDDQRKTKEEEKDDLPIRALDEGDIALLKTYGQSTYSRQIKQVEDDIQQLLKKINELTGIKESDTGLAPPALWDLAADKQTLQSEQPLQVARCTKIINADSEDPKYIINVKQFAKFVVDLSDQVAPTDIEEGMRVGVDRNKYQIHIPLPPKIDPTVTMMQVEEKPDVTYSDVGGCKEQIEKLREVVETPLLHPERFVNLGIEPPKGVLLFGPPGTGKTLCARAVANRTDACFIRVIGSELVQKYVGEGARMVRELFEMARTKKACLIFFDEIDAIGGARFDDGAGGDNEVQRTMLELINQLDGFDPRGNIKVLMATNRPDTLDPALMRPGRLDRKIEFSLPDLEGRTHIFKIHARSMSVERDIRFELLARLCPNSTGAEIRSVCTEAGMFAIRARRKIATEKDFLEAVNKVIKSYAKFSATPRYMTYN; this is translated from the exons ATGCCCGATTATTTAGGAGACGACCAGAGGAAGactaaagaagaggaaaaagatgaCTTACCCATCAGAG CTCTGGATGAAGGAGACATCGCTCTGCTCAAAACCTAT GGTCAAAGCACTTACTCCAGACAGATCAAACAAGTAGAAGATGATATTCAGCAGCTGCTCAAAAAGATCAACGAGCTGACAG GCATTAAGGAGTCAGACACAGGCCTGGCTCCTCCAGCTCTGTGGGATCTGGCTGCTGACAAACAGACTCTGCAGAGTGAACAGCCACTGCAGGTAGCAAG atgcacaaaaataataaacGCAGACTCCGAGGACCCCAAATACATCATCAATGTCAAACAGTTTGCCAAGTTCGTGGTGGACCTGAGCGACCAGGTGGCCCCGACTGACATCGAGGAGGGCATGAGAGTCGG TGTTGACAGGAACAAGTATCAGATCCACATTCCCCTTCCTCCTAAGATCGACCCCACCGTCACCATGATGCAG GTGGAGGAGAAGCCTGATGTGACCTACAGCGATGTTGGTGGATGTAAGGAGCAGATTGAGAAGCTGAGAGAAGTGGTGGAGACCCCCCTTCTCCAT CCTGAGAGGTTTGTCAATCTGGGTATCGAGCCTCCTAAAGGTGTTCTGCTGTTCGGACCACCGGGCACAGGAAAGACCCTGTGTGCCCGCGCCGTGGCCAACAGGACGGACGCCTGCTTCATCAGAGTCATCGGCTCTGAGCTGGTGCAGAAGTATGTGGGAGAG GGAGCCAGGATGGTGCGTGAACTGTTCGAGATGGCCAGAACCAAGAAGGCTTGTCTGATCTTCTTTGATGAAATTGATGCCATTGGAG GTGCTCGTTTTGACGACGGTGCTGGTGGAGACAATGAAGTCCAGAGGACCATGCTGGAGCTCATCAACCAGCTGGACGGCTTCGACCCCCGAGGAAACATCAAAGTTCTCATGGCCACCAACAGACCGGACACGCTGGACCCGGCTCTGATGAGACCCGGACGTCTGGACAGAAAGATCGAGTTCAGCCTGCCAGACCTGGAG ggtcGTACTCACATCTTTAAAATCCACGCTCGCTCTATGAGTGTGGAGAGAGACATTCGCTTTGAGCTGCTGGCTCGACTCTGCCCCAACAGCACCG GCGCTGAGATCCGCAGCGTGTGCACAGAGGCCGGCATGTTCGCCATCAGAGCCCGCAGGAAGATCGCCACAGAGAAAGACTTCCTGGAAGCCGTCAACAAGGTCATCAAGTCCTACGCCAAGTTCAGCGCCACCCCGAGATACATGACCTACAACtaa
- the dnajc2 gene encoding dnaJ homolog subfamily C member 2, translating to MLLEAREGDETFVFTAAAASVQVQVEPVGRWFEAFVRRRNRSTSTSFQELEEEQESSEEEEDEEFQLEEYPMLRTLDPKDWKNQDHYAVLGLTNMRYKATQKQIKAAHKLIVLKHHPDKRKAAGEQIVEGDNDYFTCITKAIEILSDPVKRRAFDSVDPTFDNTVPSKGEGKENFFDVFTAVFDRNARWSSKKHVPKLGTMESSFEEVDNFYSFWYNFDSWREFSYLDEEEKEKAECRDERRWIEKQNRASRAQRKKEEMNRIRTLVDMAYSIDPRIKKFKDDEKARKESEKKAKADAKKREQEERERARQAELEAARLVKEKEEEEAKQAAQLAKKEKEIQKKAIKKERQKLRTTCKNWNYFADDESDSVKMMEEVEKLCDRLELASLQSLNEILAAGSKDDSKTAVEKQVQEVNAQLQRERDAEVQARQTSRSADQASGGGGGGGGGKGWNEEDLQLLIKAVNLFPAGTNARWEVIANYMNLHSTSGMKRTAKDVINKAKNLQRLDPGQKDEINRKAFEKFKKEHTSVAPTIDNAAPSERFDAAGSDGNAASWTTEEQKLLEQALKTYPVSTAERWEKIAAAVPGRTKKDCMKRYKELVEMVKAKKAAQEQVATKSKK from the exons ATGTTGTTAGAAGCGCGGGAAGGAGATGAAACGTTTGTGTTCACTGCGGCTGCAG cctctGTGCAGGTCCAGGTGGAGCCCGTGGGTCGCTGGTTCGAGGCCTTTGTaaggaggaggaacagaagtACATCGACCTCCTtccaggagctggaggaggagcaggagtcctcagaggaggaagaggatgaggagttcCAGCTGGAGGAGTATCCAATGCTCCGCACCCTCGACCCCAAAGACTGGAAG AATCAGGATCACTATGCTGTCCTCGGCCTGACCAACATGAGGTACAAAGCCACGCAGAAACAAATCAAAGCTGCCC ACAAATTAATCGTTCTGAAGCACCACCCTGACAAGAGGaaagctgcaggagagcagaTCGTAGAGGGCGACAACGACTACTTCACCTGTATCACTAAAG CTATAGAAATCCTGTCGGACCCTGTGAAGAGGAGAGCCTTCGACAGTGTAGACCCAACCTTCGACAACACCGTGCCTTCAAAGGGCGAAGGCAAAGAGAACTTTTTCGACGTCTTCACCGCAGTTTTCGACAGAAATGCCCGATGGTCTTCCAAAAAGCACGTTCCCAAACTGGGGACCATGGAGTCCTCTTTTGAAGAGGTCGATAACTTTTACTCCTTTTG GTACAACTTTGACTCCTGGAGGGAGTTCTCGTACCTcgatgaagaggaaaaagaaaaagctgaatg TCGAGACGAGAGGAGATGGATCGAGAAGCAGAATCGAGCCTCCAGAGctcagaggaagaaggaggagatgaACAGAATACGAACACTAGTTG atATGGCGTACAGCATCGACCCTAGAATAAAGAAATTCAAAGATGATGAAAAAGCCCGGAAAGAGTCTGAGAAGAAAGCCAAAGCTGACGCCaagaagagagagcaggaggagagagagaga GCTCGTCAGGCGGAGCTGGAGGCCGCTCGTTTggtgaaggagaaggaggaggaggaggccaaACAGGCGGCTCAGCTGgccaaaaaggagaaagagatcCAGAAGAAGGCCATCAAGAAGGAGAGGCAGAAACTCAGGACGACCTGCAAG AACTGGAATTACTTTGCAGATGACGAATCTGACAGTGTGAAAatgatggaggaggtggagaagctCTGCGACCGACTGGAGCTGGCGAG CCTGCAGTCTCTGAATGAAATCCTGGCCGCAGGCTCAAAAGACGACAGCAAGACAGCCGTGGAGAAGCAG GTGCAGGAGGTGAATGCTCAGCTGCAGAGGGAGCGTGACGCGGAGGTCCAGGCGAGGCAGACGTCCCGCAGCGCTGACCAGGCGagcgggggaggaggagggggaggtggaggtAAAGGCTGGAACGAGGAAGACCTCCAGCTGCTCATCAAAGCTGTTAATCTGTTTCCTGCTGGAACCAACGCCAG ATGGGAAGTTATTGCCAACTATATGAACCTGCACTCCACCAGTGGCATGAAGAGGACCGCCAAAGACGTCATCAACAAAGCCAAGAACCTGCAACGACTGG ATCCAGGACAGAAAGACGAGATCAACAGAAAAGCTTTCGAGAAGTTTAAGAAGGAACACACTTCAGTCGCTCCGACCATCGACAACGCTGCGCCTTCAGAGAGATTTGACG CTGCTGGTAGTGACGGTAATGCTGCCTCCTGGACTACTGAGGAACAGAAACTTCTGGAACAAGCCCTGAAGACCTACCCTGTCAGCACCGCTGAGAGGTGGGAGAAGATCGCTGCAGCTGTCCCAGGAAGAACCAAGAAAGACTGTATGAAGAGGTACAAG gagctggtggaGATGGTTAAAGCGAAGAAAGCGGCACAGGAACAAGTGGCTACAAAGAGTAAAAAATGA